One Peterkaempfera bronchialis DNA window includes the following coding sequences:
- a CDS encoding FAD binding domain-containing protein: MLPATLEEAVEALTAVPAAVPVAGGTDLMGAVNAGLLRPPALVGLGRISELRGWRYEDGGTAVLGAGLTHARMGRPDFAALIPALADAARTAGPPQIRNSGTLGGNIATADPTGDTLPVLAALEATVTLAGPGGSREIPVSHLLTGLDPMRPGELLGWVRVPLLHAPQVYLKATGRSGPARASASVALVLDPARRAVRCAVGAVAPVPLRPLEAEAWVSGCIDWDGERGIDPAALTAFGEYVAGACVPEPQGLAEPGGAVPGAGDETASPGGPPAAAQRLRRTVSVLARRALGRALK; the protein is encoded by the coding sequence ATGCTGCCGGCCACGCTGGAGGAGGCCGTCGAGGCGCTGACCGCCGTCCCGGCCGCCGTGCCGGTGGCCGGCGGCACCGACCTGATGGGCGCCGTCAACGCCGGACTGCTGCGGCCCCCCGCCCTGGTCGGCCTCGGCCGGATCAGCGAGCTGCGCGGCTGGCGCTACGAGGACGGCGGCACCGCCGTCCTGGGCGCCGGGCTCACCCACGCCCGGATGGGCCGCCCCGACTTCGCCGCGCTGATCCCCGCGCTGGCCGACGCCGCCCGTACGGCCGGGCCGCCGCAGATCCGCAACTCCGGCACCCTCGGCGGCAATATCGCCACCGCCGACCCGACCGGCGACACCCTCCCGGTGCTCGCCGCCCTGGAGGCCACCGTCACCCTGGCCGGTCCGGGCGGCTCCCGTGAGATCCCGGTGAGCCACCTGCTGACCGGCCTCGACCCGATGCGCCCCGGAGAACTGCTCGGCTGGGTCCGGGTGCCGCTGCTGCACGCCCCGCAGGTCTACCTCAAGGCCACCGGCCGCAGCGGTCCGGCCCGCGCCTCCGCCTCGGTGGCCCTCGTCCTGGACCCGGCCCGGCGGGCCGTGCGCTGCGCCGTCGGGGCCGTCGCCCCGGTCCCGCTGCGGCCCCTGGAGGCCGAGGCCTGGGTCTCCGGCTGCATCGACTGGGACGGCGAACGCGGCATCGACCCGGCGGCGCTGACCGCTTTCGGCGAGTATGTCGCCGGCGCCTGCGTGCCCGAGCCGCAGGGCCTCGCCGAGCCCGGCGGGGCCGTGCCCGGAGCGGGCGACGAGACGGCCTCCCCGGGGGGGCCGCCCGCCGCCGCGCAGCGGCTGCGGCGTACCGTGTCGGTCCTGGCCCGACGTGCACTGGGGAGGGCGCTCAAGTGA
- a CDS encoding beta-N-acetylhexosaminidase, whose protein sequence is MDLVPAPLDAHRYGDGKSIALGPGTALTAGPGAEQAERWLRAELSAATGFRLAPGECGAADAVRLAVHPLVTEELGPEGYQIMVSPNGVDVFGGGPAGVFWGAQTLRQLLGPDAYRRAPLAGRSWQLPICQLQDAPRFAWRGLLLDVARHFLPKHEVLRYLDLMAAHKLNVLQLHLTDDQGWRMEIRRHPRLTEVGGWRERSMVGFRAGGRRDDRPHGGRYTQDDLREIVAYAAERQITVVPEIDIPGHTQAAIAAYPGLGNTDVVDTAALRPWTDWGVNPHVLNAEESTLRFFEEVLEEVLEVFPSTFVHLGGDECPKDEWRASPAAQARIRELGVAGEEGLQSWFVRHFDRWLAERGRRLIGWDEILEGGLPPGAAVSSWRGYAGGVTAARAGHDVVMCPEQQVYLDHRQADGEDEPIPVGFVRTVADVYRFEPVPPQLRDDPAAAARVIGAQANMWTEMADSARDVDYRLFPRLAAFAEVAWSRLPADPAERDLAGFERRLTAHLARLDALGVEYRPPTGPHPWQRWPGVVGRPLEGPPPAV, encoded by the coding sequence ATGGACCTCGTACCCGCCCCCCTGGACGCCCACCGGTACGGAGACGGCAAGAGCATCGCCCTCGGGCCGGGGACCGCGCTCACAGCGGGCCCCGGCGCCGAGCAGGCCGAGCGGTGGCTGCGCGCCGAACTGAGCGCCGCCACCGGCTTCCGGCTGGCCCCGGGGGAGTGCGGGGCGGCCGACGCCGTCAGACTCGCCGTGCACCCGCTGGTCACCGAGGAACTGGGGCCCGAGGGCTACCAGATCATGGTCTCGCCCAATGGCGTGGACGTCTTCGGCGGCGGCCCGGCCGGGGTCTTCTGGGGCGCCCAGACCCTGCGCCAGCTGCTGGGACCGGACGCCTACCGCCGGGCTCCGCTGGCCGGGCGGAGCTGGCAGCTGCCCATCTGCCAGCTCCAGGACGCGCCCCGGTTCGCCTGGCGCGGCCTGCTGCTGGACGTGGCCCGCCACTTCCTGCCCAAGCACGAGGTGCTGCGCTATCTCGACCTGATGGCCGCCCACAAGCTCAATGTGCTCCAGCTGCACCTCACCGACGACCAGGGCTGGCGGATGGAGATCCGCCGCCACCCCCGGCTCACCGAGGTCGGCGGCTGGCGCGAGCGGTCCATGGTCGGCTTCCGGGCCGGCGGGCGCCGCGACGACCGGCCGCACGGCGGCCGGTACACCCAGGACGACCTGCGGGAGATCGTCGCCTATGCCGCCGAGCGGCAGATCACCGTGGTGCCCGAGATCGACATCCCCGGCCACACCCAGGCGGCCATCGCCGCCTACCCCGGACTCGGCAACACCGATGTGGTCGACACGGCCGCGCTGCGCCCGTGGACGGACTGGGGCGTCAACCCCCATGTGCTCAATGCCGAGGAGTCCACCCTGCGCTTCTTCGAGGAGGTGCTGGAGGAGGTGCTGGAGGTCTTCCCGTCCACCTTCGTCCACCTCGGCGGCGACGAGTGCCCCAAGGACGAGTGGCGGGCCAGCCCCGCCGCCCAGGCCCGCATCCGGGAGCTGGGCGTGGCCGGCGAGGAGGGGTTGCAGAGCTGGTTCGTCCGGCACTTCGACCGCTGGCTGGCGGAGCGGGGGCGGCGGCTGATCGGCTGGGACGAGATCCTGGAGGGCGGGCTGCCGCCGGGGGCGGCGGTGTCGTCCTGGCGCGGGTACGCGGGCGGCGTCACGGCGGCCCGGGCCGGGCACGACGTGGTGATGTGCCCCGAGCAGCAGGTCTATCTGGACCACCGGCAGGCCGACGGCGAGGATGAGCCGATCCCGGTCGGCTTCGTCCGCACGGTCGCCGACGTCTACCGCTTCGAACCGGTCCCGCCGCAGCTGCGCGACGACCCGGCGGCGGCCGCCCGGGTCATCGGCGCCCAGGCCAATATGTGGACCGAGATGGCCGACAGCGCCCGCGATGTGGACTACCGGCTCTTCCCCCGGCTCGCCGCCTTCGCGGAGGTGGCCTGGTCGCGGCTGCCGGCCGACCCGGCGGAGCGGGACCTGGCCGGCTTCGAGCGCCGTCTGACCGCCCATCTGGCCCGGTTGGACGCACTGGGCGTGGAGTACCGGCCGCCGACCGGGCCGCATCCATGGCAGCGGTGGCCCGGCGTGGTCGGACGCCCACTCGAAGGCCCTCCCCCTGCGGTGTGA
- a CDS encoding DUF3039 domain-containing protein yields the protein MSTLEPERGLGTGTLVEPAPQVSHGDGDHERFAHYVQKDKIMESALSGSPVVALCGKVWVPGRDPKKYPVCPMCKEIFESMPLGGGDKDKSGKGGKGGGQG from the coding sequence ATGAGCACTCTTGAGCCCGAGCGCGGTCTCGGCACCGGCACTCTCGTCGAGCCGGCTCCCCAGGTGTCCCACGGGGACGGCGACCACGAGCGCTTTGCGCACTACGTCCAGAAGGACAAGATCATGGAGAGTGCGCTCTCCGGTTCGCCGGTGGTCGCGCTCTGCGGCAAGGTGTGGGTACCGGGCCGCGACCCCAAGAAGTACCCCGTCTGTCCGATGTGCAAGGAGATCTTCGAGTCGATGCCGCTCGGCGGCGGCGACAAGGACAAGAGCGGCAAGGGCGGCAAGGGCGGCGGCCAGGGCTGA
- a CDS encoding YqgE/AlgH family protein — MSSMTEVSSLTGRLLIATPALTDPNFERAVVLLLDHDEEGSLGVVLNRPTGVDVAAVLEPWAELAGDPAVVFQGGPVALDSALALAVVPGEPSEEDPLGWRRVHGAIGLVDLEAPPELLAAELGSLRVFAGYAGWSPGQLEDELIEGAWYVVECEPGDVSCPDPDQLWRSVLRRQRGELAMMATYPDDPTMN, encoded by the coding sequence ATGTCGTCCATGACCGAGGTCTCCTCGCTCACCGGACGGCTGCTCATCGCAACGCCCGCGTTGACCGACCCCAACTTCGAGCGGGCCGTGGTGCTCCTCCTCGACCATGACGAGGAAGGGTCGCTGGGGGTCGTGCTGAACCGGCCCACCGGGGTCGACGTCGCCGCCGTACTGGAGCCGTGGGCGGAGCTGGCGGGCGACCCGGCGGTGGTGTTCCAGGGCGGGCCGGTGGCGCTGGACTCCGCGCTGGCGCTGGCCGTGGTGCCGGGCGAGCCGTCCGAGGAGGACCCGCTGGGCTGGCGGCGGGTCCATGGCGCCATCGGCCTGGTGGACCTGGAGGCGCCGCCCGAGCTGCTGGCCGCCGAGCTGGGCTCGCTGCGGGTCTTCGCGGGCTACGCCGGCTGGTCGCCGGGGCAGCTGGAGGACGAGCTGATCGAGGGCGCCTGGTACGTGGTGGAGTGCGAACCCGGGGACGTCTCCTGCCCGGACCCGGACCAGCTCTGGCGCTCGGTGCTGCGCCGGCAGCGCGGCGAACTCGCCATGATGGCGACCTATCCGGACGACCCGACCATGAACTGA
- the murA gene encoding UDP-N-acetylglucosamine 1-carboxyvinyltransferase, translating to MTDDVLLVHGGTPLEGEIRVRGAKNLVPKAMVAALLGHEPSRLRNVPDIRDVKVVRGLLQLHGVTVRPGEEHGELILDPSHVESANVADIDAHAGSSRIPILFCGPLLHRLGHAFIPGLGGCHIGDRPVDFHLDVLRQFGAVVDKNAEGLYLTAPQRLRGTKIRLPYPSVGATEQVLLTAVLAEGVTELTNAAIEPEIVDLICVLQKMGAIIAMGTDRTIVITGVDRLGGYNHRALPDRLESASWACAALATHGNIYVHGARQLEMMTFLNTFRKVGGAFEVDDEGIRFWHPGGELNAIALETDVHPGFQTDWQQPLVVALTQATGLSIVHETVYESRLGFTSALNQMGAHIQLYRECLGGTPCRFGRRNFQHSAVVSGPSKLHGGELIIPDLRGGFSYLIAALAAQGTSTVHGIDLINRGYENFMEKLRALGASVELPKAAASAV from the coding sequence ATGACCGACGACGTCCTGCTTGTCCACGGCGGCACCCCGCTGGAGGGCGAGATCCGTGTCCGAGGCGCGAAGAACCTCGTGCCCAAGGCCATGGTCGCCGCCCTGCTCGGCCACGAGCCCAGCCGCCTGCGCAACGTCCCCGACATCCGGGACGTCAAGGTCGTGCGCGGCCTGCTGCAACTGCACGGCGTCACCGTCCGCCCCGGCGAGGAGCATGGCGAGCTCATCCTCGACCCCTCGCATGTGGAGAGCGCCAACGTCGCCGACATCGACGCCCACGCCGGGTCCTCCCGCATCCCCATCCTCTTCTGCGGCCCGCTGCTGCACCGGCTCGGCCATGCCTTCATCCCCGGTCTCGGCGGCTGCCACATCGGCGACCGCCCGGTCGACTTCCACCTGGATGTGCTGCGCCAGTTCGGCGCCGTGGTCGACAAGAACGCCGAGGGCCTCTACCTCACCGCCCCGCAGCGGCTGCGCGGCACCAAGATCCGGCTGCCGTACCCGTCCGTCGGCGCCACCGAGCAGGTGCTGCTCACCGCCGTGCTGGCCGAGGGGGTCACCGAGCTCACCAACGCCGCCATCGAGCCGGAGATCGTGGACCTGATCTGCGTACTCCAGAAGATGGGCGCGATCATCGCCATGGGCACCGACCGCACCATCGTGATCACCGGGGTGGACCGCCTCGGCGGCTACAACCACCGCGCCCTGCCGGACCGGCTGGAGTCCGCCTCCTGGGCCTGCGCCGCCCTTGCCACCCACGGCAACATCTATGTGCACGGCGCCCGCCAGCTGGAGATGATGACCTTCCTCAACACCTTCCGGAAGGTCGGCGGCGCCTTCGAGGTGGACGACGAGGGCATCCGCTTCTGGCACCCCGGCGGCGAGCTCAACGCCATCGCCCTGGAGACCGACGTCCACCCGGGCTTCCAGACCGACTGGCAGCAGCCGCTGGTCGTGGCGCTCACCCAGGCCACCGGCCTCTCCATCGTCCATGAGACGGTGTACGAGTCGCGGCTCGGCTTCACCTCCGCCCTCAACCAGATGGGCGCCCACATCCAGCTCTACCGCGAGTGCCTCGGCGGCACCCCCTGCCGCTTCGGCCGCCGCAACTTCCAGCACTCCGCGGTGGTCTCCGGCCCCAGCAAGCTGCACGGCGGCGAGCTGATCATCCCGGACCTGCGCGGCGGCTTCTCGTACCTGATCGCCGCCCTCGCCGCCCAGGGCACCTCCACCGTGCACGGCATCGACCTGATCAACCGGGGCTACGAGAACTTCATGGAGAAGCTGCGGGCCCTCGGCGCCAGCGTCGAACTCCCCAAAGCCGCCGCCTCCGCCGTCTGA
- a CDS encoding AAA family ATPase yields MEHAPHPKPAQIFDRDAAWAQLSAFAADPRPGPTLGVVAGRSRQGKTLLLEALTRAAGGFYFAAQEAAETESLHRLAEELARYTGAPRPARPLHWDDAVDALLGLGRLQPTPVVLDEFPHLVRQSPALPSVLLAAYRRAQDAPQGDRARTRLLLSGSDLPVMHRLFGATSPLHGLAALRLTVPPLDFRQTAALWGAADPRLAALVHAVVGGTPAYRYAYVCGDTPAGPDDFDDWVCRTVLDPRRPLFHEAAHLVEEEPALTDRGVCHSVLAAVATGHTTRGGIAAHLGLRLEDVSHALVPLQDCGLLHGQPDALHPHRTHLSLTEPLLAFEHAVLRPHRSRLEQQPAAEVWRELRPAFDSRIMAAHFAGLCRAWAVAHAGPGTFPGTVATAAPGTLTDPATGAAVTVDIAVRGRADRRPGALLSLGTARWSEPLDLPHLDRLRHARALLAAQGEDTAGTLLACYGAAGFTPALRAAAARGEALLVDLDRLHHGP; encoded by the coding sequence ATGGAACACGCCCCCCACCCCAAACCCGCGCAGATCTTCGACCGGGACGCCGCCTGGGCCCAGCTGTCGGCCTTCGCCGCCGACCCCCGGCCCGGCCCCACCCTCGGCGTCGTCGCCGGCCGGTCGCGGCAGGGCAAGACGCTGCTGCTGGAGGCCCTCACCCGGGCGGCGGGCGGTTTCTACTTCGCCGCCCAGGAGGCCGCCGAGACCGAGTCGCTGCACCGCCTGGCCGAGGAACTCGCCCGGTACACCGGCGCTCCCCGGCCCGCCCGCCCGCTCCACTGGGACGACGCCGTGGACGCCCTCCTCGGGCTCGGCCGCCTCCAGCCCACCCCGGTGGTGCTGGACGAGTTCCCCCACCTCGTCCGGCAGAGCCCCGCCCTGCCCTCCGTGCTGCTCGCCGCCTACCGCCGCGCCCAGGACGCCCCGCAGGGCGACCGCGCCCGCACCCGCCTGTTGCTCAGCGGCAGCGACCTCCCGGTGATGCACCGGCTCTTCGGCGCCACCTCACCGCTGCACGGGCTGGCCGCCCTCCGGCTCACCGTGCCCCCGCTGGACTTCCGGCAGACCGCCGCCCTCTGGGGCGCCGCCGACCCCCGGCTCGCCGCCCTGGTGCACGCCGTCGTCGGCGGCACGCCCGCCTACCGGTACGCCTATGTCTGCGGCGACACCCCCGCCGGACCGGACGACTTCGACGACTGGGTCTGCCGTACGGTCCTCGACCCCCGGAGGCCGCTCTTCCACGAGGCCGCCCATCTGGTCGAGGAGGAGCCCGCCCTCACCGACCGGGGCGTCTGCCACTCGGTGCTGGCCGCCGTCGCCACCGGGCACACCACCCGCGGCGGCATCGCCGCCCACCTCGGTCTGCGGCTGGAGGACGTCTCCCATGCCCTGGTCCCGCTCCAGGACTGCGGCCTGCTGCACGGCCAACCGGACGCCCTGCACCCGCACCGGACGCACCTCTCCCTCACCGAGCCGCTGCTGGCCTTCGAACACGCCGTGCTCCGGCCGCACCGCTCACGGCTGGAGCAGCAGCCCGCCGCCGAGGTCTGGCGGGAACTGCGGCCCGCCTTCGACAGCCGGATCATGGCCGCCCACTTCGCCGGGCTCTGCCGCGCCTGGGCGGTCGCCCACGCCGGCCCTGGCACCTTCCCCGGCACCGTGGCCACCGCAGCCCCGGGCACCCTCACCGACCCCGCCACGGGCGCCGCCGTCACCGTCGACATCGCCGTACGCGGCCGGGCCGACCGGCGCCCCGGCGCGCTGCTCTCGCTCGGCACCGCCCGCTGGTCGGAGCCGCTGGACCTGCCGCACCTGGACCGCCTGCGGCACGCCCGCGCCCTGCTGGCCGCCCAGGGCGAGGACACCGCCGGCACCCTCCTGGCCTGCTACGGCGCCGCCGGCTTCACCCCCGCCCTGCGCGCCGCCGCCGCCCGTGGCGAAGCCCTGCTGGTGGACCTGGACCGGCTGCACCACGGTCCATGA
- a CDS encoding HU family DNA-binding protein, whose translation MNRSELVAALSERAEVTRKDADAVLAAFAEVVGDIVAKGDEKVTIPGFLTFERTHRAARTARNPQTGDPIQIPAGYSVKVSAGSKLKASAAGK comes from the coding sequence ATGAACCGCAGTGAGCTGGTGGCCGCGCTCTCCGAGCGCGCCGAGGTGACGCGCAAGGACGCGGACGCCGTCCTGGCCGCCTTCGCCGAGGTCGTGGGCGACATTGTCGCCAAGGGCGACGAGAAGGTCACCATCCCCGGCTTCCTGACCTTCGAGCGCACCCACCGCGCGGCGCGCACCGCCCGTAACCCGCAGACCGGCGACCCGATCCAGATCCCGGCCGGTTACAGCGTGAAGGTCTCCGCCGGTTCCAAGCTGAAGGCTTCCGCCGCCGGCAAGTGA
- a CDS encoding NAD-dependent malic enzyme has product MATVPSVSNSITVRMELPARGNAVSMITTAVESSGGSVTGLDVTASGHERLRIDVTVAASSVAHGEEIVEKLRAIDGVSIGKVSDRTFLMHLGGKIEMSAKHPIRNRDDLSMIYTPGVARVCMAIAENPDDARRLTIKRNTVAVVTDGSAVLGLGNIGPKAALPVMEGKAALFKRFAGIDAWPLCLDTQDTDQIVEIVKAIAPGFAGINLEDISAPRCFEIEARLREALDIPVFHDDQHGTAIVVLASLINALRVIGKDIGRVRVVMSGAGAAGTAILKLLLAAGVEHAVVADIHGVIHPGRADVAADGAEALRWIAEHTNPEGITGTLKEAVRGADVFIGVSAPNVLDGEDVAAMAEDAVVFALANPDPEVDPAVARQTAAVVATGRSDFPNQINNVLVFPGVFRGLLDAQSRNVNTEMMLAAARALAASVQDDQLNANYIIPSVFHPDVAKTVAAAVREAAQATGSAPAHVPAGTVGITEGGDGVVPAL; this is encoded by the coding sequence ATGGCGACGGTGCCGAGCGTGTCGAATTCGATCACTGTGCGGATGGAGCTGCCCGCCAGGGGCAACGCCGTAAGCATGATCACCACCGCTGTGGAATCCTCCGGCGGCTCGGTCACCGGTCTCGACGTCACCGCCTCCGGTCATGAGCGGCTGCGTATCGACGTCACCGTCGCCGCCTCCTCGGTCGCCCATGGCGAGGAGATCGTCGAGAAACTGCGGGCCATCGACGGGGTCTCCATCGGCAAGGTCTCCGACCGTACTTTTCTGATGCACCTCGGCGGCAAGATCGAGATGTCCGCCAAGCACCCCATCCGCAACCGTGACGACCTCTCCATGATCTACACCCCGGGCGTGGCCCGGGTCTGCATGGCCATCGCCGAGAACCCCGACGACGCCCGCCGCCTCACCATCAAGCGCAACACGGTGGCCGTGGTCACCGACGGCTCCGCAGTGCTGGGCCTGGGCAACATCGGCCCCAAGGCGGCGCTGCCGGTGATGGAGGGCAAGGCCGCGCTCTTCAAGCGGTTCGCCGGCATCGACGCCTGGCCGCTCTGCCTGGACACCCAGGACACCGACCAGATCGTGGAGATCGTCAAGGCCATCGCCCCCGGCTTCGCCGGGATCAACCTGGAGGACATCTCCGCCCCCCGCTGCTTCGAGATCGAGGCGCGGCTGCGCGAGGCGCTGGACATCCCGGTCTTCCACGACGACCAGCACGGCACCGCCATCGTGGTGCTGGCCTCCCTGATCAACGCGCTGCGGGTGATCGGCAAGGACATCGGGCGGGTCCGGGTGGTGATGTCCGGCGCGGGCGCCGCCGGTACCGCCATCCTCAAGCTGCTGCTGGCCGCCGGTGTCGAGCACGCCGTGGTCGCCGACATCCACGGGGTGATCCACCCCGGCCGCGCCGACGTGGCCGCCGACGGCGCCGAAGCGCTGCGCTGGATCGCCGAGCACACCAACCCCGAGGGCATCACCGGCACCCTCAAGGAGGCGGTGCGCGGCGCCGACGTCTTCATCGGCGTCTCCGCCCCCAATGTGCTGGACGGCGAGGACGTGGCCGCGATGGCCGAGGACGCGGTGGTCTTCGCGCTGGCCAACCCGGACCCCGAGGTGGACCCCGCGGTCGCCCGGCAGACCGCCGCGGTGGTCGCCACCGGCCGCAGCGACTTCCCCAACCAGATCAACAACGTATTGGTCTTCCCGGGTGTCTTCCGGGGCCTGCTCGACGCCCAGAGCCGCAACGTCAACACCGAGATGATGCTGGCCGCCGCCCGGGCGCTGGCCGCCAGCGTGCAGGACGACCAGCTGAACGCCAACTACATCATCCCCAGCGTCTTCCACCCGGATGTGGCGAAGACCGTGGCCGCCGCCGTGCGGGAGGCCGCACAGGCCACCGGCAGCGCGCCCGCCCATGTGCCGGCCGGCACGGTGGGCATCACCGAGGGCGGCGATGGAGTGGTCCCGGCGCTCTGA
- a CDS encoding cold-shock protein, with protein sequence MAEGKVKWFNAEKGYGFIAQDGGGPDVFVHFSAIVGGGYRELAEDQRVEFDVTEGQKGPQAENVRPL encoded by the coding sequence ATGGCTGAGGGCAAGGTCAAGTGGTTCAACGCGGAGAAGGGGTACGGCTTCATCGCCCAGGACGGCGGCGGGCCGGACGTCTTCGTCCACTTCAGCGCGATCGTCGGCGGCGGCTACCGGGAGCTGGCGGAGGACCAGCGGGTGGAGTTCGACGTCACCGAGGGGCAGAAGGGCCCGCAGGCGGAGAACGTCCGCCCGCTGTAG
- a CDS encoding HelD family protein has protein sequence MGAHGTAQHTTTTTAQADPHETVREREIAEEQRHLDVVYRRLEEKLAEAEYILEDAVKRVHVGTPGALAERDAQVYRAGAHLHRLNSEFEDFLFGRIDLQQADRPEEHGIPSQTPLDRDDPTIAETLHIGRIGVLDAEYGPLVIDWRAPAAAPFYRATPVEPGRVVRRRVIRSKGRRVVGVEDDLLRPDLPTDLAVVGDGALMAALGRARSHTMRDIVSSIQKEQDEVIRAPAAGATLVTGGPGTGKTAVALHRAAYLLYQDRRRYAGGILVVSPTPLLVAYTEGVLPSLGEEGQVAIRAVGNLVDGDEATTYDTPEAARIKGSPRMVQVLRRAARAALDAPSGSAAAPAELRVAALGQVLRLDAAALREVRRTALGGTTPVNLLRPRARRLLLDALWAEVNRHRPRPADRAERERRQEERESFDEYVTDLDGFQDFLSAWWPDLTPRRVLATLRSGRTLGRVARRVLSPEEVRVLAASWRRLGDDGRGALSAHDVALVDELGLLLGEPARPRIRQIDPADQLTGLDEVTTYADRMSRDRARREGPVERTEYAHVIVDEAQDLTPMQWRMIGRRARLATWTIVGDPAQSSWPHPEEARAAMDEVLGGKPRRRYTLTTNYRNPAEIAEVAERVLALAAPGTPSPAAVRSTGVLPRFAAAPSVDGRFASAARTEVERLLAEVDGTVAVVVPMERRGEAAGWIAGLGDRAVALGSLEAKGLEYDATVVADPTGIAGESEAGLRVLYVALTRATQRLTVLCGPDDLPDSEGVPALLR, from the coding sequence TTGGGCGCGCACGGCACAGCCCAGCACACCACCACCACGACGGCGCAGGCCGACCCGCACGAGACCGTCCGCGAGCGCGAGATCGCGGAGGAGCAGCGGCACCTCGACGTGGTCTACCGGCGACTGGAGGAGAAGCTCGCCGAGGCCGAGTACATCCTTGAGGACGCCGTGAAGCGGGTCCATGTGGGCACCCCCGGCGCGCTCGCCGAGCGCGACGCGCAGGTGTACCGCGCGGGCGCGCATCTGCACCGGCTCAACAGCGAGTTCGAGGACTTCCTCTTCGGCCGGATCGACCTTCAGCAGGCCGACCGCCCGGAGGAGCACGGCATCCCCTCCCAGACGCCGCTGGACCGCGACGACCCCACCATCGCCGAGACCCTGCACATCGGCCGGATCGGCGTGCTCGACGCCGAGTACGGCCCGCTGGTGATCGACTGGCGGGCCCCGGCCGCCGCGCCGTTCTACCGGGCCACCCCGGTGGAGCCGGGCCGGGTGGTGCGGCGCCGGGTGATCCGCTCCAAGGGGCGCCGGGTGGTGGGCGTCGAGGACGACCTGCTCCGCCCCGACCTGCCGACCGACCTGGCGGTGGTGGGCGACGGCGCGCTGATGGCGGCCCTCGGCCGGGCCCGCTCGCACACCATGCGGGACATCGTCTCCTCCATCCAGAAGGAGCAGGACGAGGTCATCCGGGCCCCTGCCGCCGGTGCCACCCTGGTCACCGGCGGTCCCGGCACCGGCAAGACCGCCGTCGCCCTGCACCGCGCCGCCTATCTGCTCTACCAGGACCGCCGCCGCTACGCGGGCGGCATCCTGGTGGTCAGCCCCACCCCGCTGCTGGTCGCCTACACCGAGGGCGTGCTGCCGTCGCTGGGCGAGGAAGGCCAGGTCGCCATCCGCGCCGTGGGCAACCTGGTGGACGGCGACGAGGCCACCACCTACGACACCCCGGAGGCGGCCCGGATCAAGGGTTCGCCGCGCATGGTGCAGGTGCTCCGCCGGGCCGCCCGCGCCGCCCTGGACGCCCCGTCCGGGTCCGCCGCCGCCCCGGCCGAGCTGCGGGTGGCCGCCCTCGGCCAGGTGCTGCGGCTGGACGCGGCGGCGCTGCGGGAGGTGCGCCGTACCGCGCTCGGCGGCACCACCCCGGTCAACCTGCTGCGCCCGCGCGCCCGCCGGCTGCTGCTGGACGCGCTCTGGGCCGAGGTCAACCGGCACCGCCCCCGGCCCGCCGACCGGGCCGAGCGGGAGCGGCGGCAGGAGGAGCGGGAGTCCTTCGACGAGTACGTCACCGACCTGGACGGCTTCCAGGACTTCCTGTCGGCCTGGTGGCCCGACCTCACCCCGCGCCGGGTGCTGGCGACGCTGCGCAGCGGCCGGACGCTGGGCCGGGTGGCCCGCCGGGTGCTCTCCCCGGAGGAGGTCCGGGTGCTGGCCGCCTCCTGGCGGCGCCTCGGCGACGACGGCCGGGGCGCGCTCTCCGCGCACGATGTGGCGCTGGTGGACGAGCTGGGGCTGCTGCTGGGCGAGCCCGCCCGGCCCCGGATCCGGCAGATCGACCCGGCCGACCAGCTCACCGGGCTGGACGAGGTGACCACCTACGCCGACCGGATGTCCCGCGACCGCGCCCGCCGGGAGGGCCCGGTCGAGCGCACCGAGTACGCCCATGTGATCGTCGACGAGGCGCAGGACCTCACCCCGATGCAGTGGCGGATGATCGGCCGCCGGGCCCGCCTGGCGACCTGGACGATCGTCGGCGACCCCGCGCAGTCCTCCTGGCCGCACCCGGAGGAGGCCCGGGCGGCGATGGACGAGGTGCTGGGCGGCAAGCCGCGCCGCCGCTACACCCTCACCACCAACTACCGGAACCCGGCCGAGATCGCCGAGGTGGCCGAGCGGGTGCTGGCCCTGGCGGCGCCCGGTACGCCCTCCCCGGCGGCGGTGCGCTCCACCGGCGTCCTGCCGCGCTTCGCGGCGGCCCCGAGCGTCGACGGGCGGTTCGCATCGGCGGCCCGCACCGAGGTGGAGCGGCTGCTCGCCGAGGTGGACGGCACCGTGGCGGTGGTGGTGCCGATGGAGCGGCGGGGCGAGGCGGCCGGCTGGATCGCCGGTCTCGGCGACCGCGCGGTGGCGCTGGGCAGCCTGGAGGCCAAGGGCCTGGAGTACGACGCCACGGTGGTGGCCGACCCGACGGGTATCGCCGGGGAGTCGGAGGCGGGCCTGCGGGTGCTGTATGTGGCGCTCACCCGGGCCACCCAGCGGCTCACCGTGCTCTGCGGGCCGGACGACCTGCCGGACAGCGAGGGCGTACCCGCGCTGCTGCGCTGA